In Antarcticibacterium arcticum, the genomic stretch ACGTAGATGAGCGCCAGTGGGGCTGGATGGATGAAGGCCTAACCACCTTCCTGCAGTATCTGGCTGAACAGGAATTTGGAAAAACCTATCCTGAAGCCATTGCGCCAAATGATGTGTATCCTTCAAGACGTGGTATTCCTGCGGGAATTGTACCCTATATGAAAGGGGATCAAAAATATATTGCGCCAATAATGAGCAACCCTGAAAATGTATTTCAATTAGGGAACAATGCTTACGGGAAACCAGCAACTGCCCTTAATATTTTACGTGAAACAGTAATGGGTCGTGAACTGTTTGACTATGCCTTTAAAACGTATGCCCAGCGCTGGATGTTCAAGCACCCCACACCGGAGGATTTTTTCAGAACTATGGAAGATGCGTCTGCAGTTGATCTTGATTGGTTCTGGAGAGGCTGGTTTTACAGTACAGATTTTGTAGATATTGGAATACAGGAGGTTAAAAAATTCTATGTAACAGACAAGGCGACCAAAGAAGGTGCAGCATTTCTGGAGCAGTATGGGGTAACAGATCCTAACAGTGTTGACGCAGTGTTTGTGGTTGAAGAGAGCAGCGAAGAGTTCAGGGAGGAAATGAAAGGGAAGGATCCTTTGGTAAATGCGCCCCGTTTGAACGCATATATAATGGATAATTTTACCCCTGCGGAAAGAGCCAAATTAAAGAATCCAAAATATTTCTACCAGGTCACCTTTAATAAACCCGGAGGATTGGTAATGCCTATAATTGTTGAATATACTTATGCCGATGGTACTTCTGAAAAGATTACCTATCCAGTACAGGTATGGAGAAAAAATGACGTGCAGGTTAGTAAAGCCATCGCTTCCAATAAAGAGATCGTCAAAATTGTGGTAGATCCTGATCTTGAAACGGCAGATGTGAACCTGGATAATAACTCCTGGCCGCAACAGCCTAAAGAAGATAAGTTTCAGAAGTTTAAAAATCAACAGGGAGACTAATTGCTCCTTTGTTAAATTAAGCCGACTTTAACGAGTCGGCTTCTTTTATTAGTGAAATTTGTAGTTATCTTTGTCCCGTATGATAGTATTACCTTTATTTATTAGTGGCGCCGAAATAGCCTTTATCATGTTTATCCTGGTCATGGTATTTGGAGCCGATAAGATCCCCGAAATTGCCAGGGGTCTCGGGAAAGGTATGCGCACTCTGCGCAATGCTTCCAATGATATTAAGAGCGAGATCCAGAAAAGTGCAGAGAAGCAGGGCATAGATACCGATATCTCTAAGGATGTAAGAAGCGAGATATCTAAAGTAAAGGAAGAGATCGATGAAATAACAGGATCTGTTAAACGCAGGTTATAAGATCCTTGTTTCTTTTATTTGTTTGCTTTTTGAAAAGCTCCTCATTTTATTCGGGTTATGCTTAATCCATCCCTAACGGGCAATAAAACAGTTTCCAACCGGGTATCCTCAGATACTTTTTTATTGTATTCCAGCAAGGCTTTTGTAGAAAGGTCATCTTCCTTTATATCTTCAATAACTTTTCCGCTCCACAAAACATTATCTGTTAGCAAAATTCCACCGGGTTTAATTTTTTCAATTATAAGGTCAAAATACGCGGGATAATTAGGTTTATCTGCATCCATAAAAACCAGATCAAATTTTCCGCTTAGCCTGGGAAGAATCTCCATGGCATTTCCCAAATGCGCATGGATTTGATCTTTAAAGGGCGAGAGGTCAAAATATTTTTTCTGAAGGTCAGTCAGCTCCTCATTAATATCAATTGTATGCAATTCTCCTTCCGGTTTTAAACCTTCCGCCAGGCACAGGGCAGAGTAGCCTGTATACGTCCCAATTTCCAGTATGCGCGTGGGGGCGATAATTTTAGATAGCAAGCTCAACAACCTGCCCTGATAATGGCCACTTAGCATACGTGGTTGCAAAACCTTTTGATAAGTTTCCCTGGAAAGCTGCGCCAGTAATTCCGGTTCGGCCTGGGTGTGTTTTACCGCGTATTCATCTAAAGCTTCCGGAATAAAATTCATAGAGATCTTATTTTTCAACAAATTTAAAGAATATGGGCAGGCATACGGCAATTTTCAGAAAAGAAAAATTCCTGCTTTTTGAAGCTGAATTTAAATAGTATTTTTACCACAAATGAATATTTATGAAATTTGAAAACAGCAGGGGATTTGCAAAAAATATGGATAGGGAAGATGCTCTGGCCTCTTATAAGGATCAATTTATATTCCCGAAGGTAAATGGCAGGAAAGTTATTTATTTCACCGGAAATTCTCTGGGATTACAACCAAAAAGTGCCCGTAAGTATGTAGATGATATTATGAATGATTGGGCAGACCTGGCTGTAGAAGGCCATTTTAAGGCCCGGAAACCCTGGTGGGACTATCACGAAAGATTTTCAGCTAAATTGAGTAAAATAGTGGGGGCAAAACCACATGAAATTACGGTGATGAATACCCTTACCGTTAACCTGCACCTATTAATGGTTTCCTTTTACCGACCCGAAAAGAAAAGGTTTAAAATCATTTGTGAAGAAAAAGCATTTCCCAGTGACCAGTATATGATAGCATCGCAGGTGAGATTTCATGGATTTGATCCCAGGGAGGCGGTTGTTGAAGTAAAGAAGAGGCAAGGGGAACACAGTTTCAGGACTGAAGATATCTTAAAAGTAATTAAAGAAGTTGGAGAGGAATGTGCGTTGGTCCTAATTGGAGGGGTGAATTATTATTCCGGGCAGGTCCTCGATATTAAAACAATTACCAGGGCAGGTCATGAAGCCGGGGCAAAAGTAGGATGGGATCTGGCACATGCAGCTGGAAATATTGAATTGAAACTTCACCAATGGGAAGTTGATTTTGCAGCCTGGTGCAGTTATAAATATATGAATTCCGGCCCGGGCAATGCTTCGGGATGTTTTATACACGAAAAATATCACGGTTTAAATGATATCCCACGCTTTGAAGGCTGGTGGGGGCATAACAAGAAAAGGCGGTTTCTTATGGAGCCTCAATTTGAGCCGGAGGCCAATGCCCACGCCTGGCAAATAAGTAATGCCCCGGTCCTTGCCCTGGCACCTTACCTGGCCTCGGTAGAAATGTTTGATGAGGTTGGGATGGATGCTTTAATTGCCAAAAGAAATAAGATTGTTGCTTATCTGGAATTTATACTTCACGAAATCGACCGTGAGGTTAAAGGAAATTTTGAAATAATCACCCCTTCCCACCAGGAGGAACGAGGGACCCAGTTATCTGTTTTTTTACATGGGGAGGGTAGGGAGCTCTTCAACTATTTAATGGAAAATGGGGTGATAACAGATTGGCGGGAGCCTAATGTGATAAGATTGGCTCCGGCTCCTTTTTATTGTTCTTATGAAGAAATGTATGACTTTGGCCAGATCCTGAAGAAGGGTATTCTAAAATAATATATTTAAAATTGAACAAACACTATGACTAAAAACTTACTCTACGTTTTTCTTGGGATCTTTTGTTTTTTTGAAATACACGCCCAGGATAAAAACACAGATATTACACTTGAAAAGGAGCTACGTGAGATTGTAAAGGATTTTAAAGGCTTGGCGGGGGTATATGTTTACAATCTTAAAACCAGGCAGGAAGCTGGTATTCATGCAGATTCGGTTTTTCCAACTGCGAGCGTGGTGAAAGTGCCCATCCTGGCCGGTTTGTTCAATAAAATTGAAAAGGGGGAGCTTAGTCTTTTCGATACATTGATCTATAATAAGGAAAGGGTCTATGGGGGTTCCGGTCTTATGCAATTCTTTAAGGACAGCACCCGTACAGATCTTCGAAGCGCTGCAGCCCTTATGATCACTTACAGTGATAATGTTACCTCAATTTGGAGTCAGGAACTTGCCGGGGGAGGAGAGGAGATCAATAATTTGATGGAAGGACTTGGATTGGAGCATACACGGGTAAATTCCAGGACGCCGGGTAGAGAAGATCTGTGGAAAAAATACGGATGGGGGCAAACAACGCCACGCGAAATGGCAGGGCTTCTTATTAAAATGAGAAACAGGGAGTTGGTAAGTGAGGCAGCCAGCGATGAAATGTACCGTATGATGACAAATTCATTTTATACAGATTATGCTCTGTCACAAATTCCTCCGTATGTTCAAACAGCGGCTAAACAAGGCATGGTGAATCAATCCCGCTCTGAACTGGTAATGGTTAATGCGCCCGGGGGTGATTATGTTTTTTATATTGCCACCAAAAATAATGAAGACACTTCCTGGGAATATGAGAATGAAGCCTGGGTGTTACAAAGAAAGATCTCTGCCTTTTTATGGAATTATTTTGAGCCTGAAAGTACCTGGAAGCCCGCTAAAAATTCAGATAATCTCGTAAGAGGGTTAAAGTATTAACTTTTATAAAAAAAGGATCCCGTTTTTTCATAACCCTAAGGTATCGAATAACGGGATCTCAACATTTTTTAAACTGAGTAGAATTATTTTATAACTTCAATATCTGTAAAGAATAATTCAAAACTTCCATCTTCACTTTTATGGGTTTTGGCCACGGTTATCCCTTCAAAAGTCTCATAATCCTCCCAAGTTGTAGAAAGGGTTCTGCCGCCTGAAGATTCATAGGTCCATTCCCTTATCATATTGTCATCGTTAAAAAAGATATGATAGGAATCTCCCGGGGTATACCCGCCATCCCCTTCAAAGCGCACGGTTAATTGTTGCATTTGCTCTTTACTAATAGGAGAAATGGCATTTCTTATATGTTCGGTTTCATATTCGCTCCATATAAGCTGGTAAGGAAATAAAAACCAATAGGAATCATTTATGAATTTTTGATCAATAGGCTTTTCTGCCTCTTCCAGATCTCCGTCATTAATGTAAGTGAAAATTTCTCCTTTTTCGGTTAGCTCAATTCTGTCTTCCTGTGGATACCACTTCCAGGCTCTTTCAGTCCTTAAAGTGTCATTTACTTTTACATTAAATGTGAAATTCATTTGTTTAACCTCTTCAAAATTTTCAAATCCGTTGGCAAACGCAATTTGAGTTGTGAGGGGATCATTTGTTCGTGTGGGGGTTTCTTCTATAGTATCTACAGTGTCTTTTCCCGGATCATTTTTACAACTAATAATCACCAAAGCAAACAGAAAGGAAAGAAGCAGTTTCTTCATAATAATTTTATTTTTATCAAATATAGGAAATACTTCTCCTATGAAAATTCTATCATTATTCAATTTATTTATGGGACGAACTAAAATATTTTAGAAAAGCTCTCAAAATAAAAAAGCCCTTTAAAAAAGGGCTTTTTGTATTGATTTTTTAATTAAAGTCTCCTACCGGTAAGTAATTTGTATAAAACTAAAATTACAGCTATCACTATTAAAATGTGGATAATGCTTCCCAGGTCGGGGAAGGCGAAATATCCTACTAGCCAGCCGATTACTAATAATACTACGATAAGCCAAATTAAATCTCTCATAATTGTTGGTTTTTTAGTGTAACTCTAAGTTACAAATTATAGTTATTGAATTCAAAAAAAAAGAAAATCTTTTAAACCCGGGGTTTTTAAACTTTCCAATTATTATATTCAATAACCAGGATTAGTTATTTCAAACGAATTTATACAATAGCTTTACGAAGAGAAACCTTTTTAACTAGTGTTTAACTTAATTCCCTAAATAAACAGGGAATACTCATGTTTTATAGGGTTTATTTTCCTAATATGTTTAAATATTAACAAAATTATCTGATTTGAATGTTAAATATATTTCGAGAAACTCGGCTGTTTCGAATTATTATATTTCCTTATTGAAAATGGATTTCAATTCCTTCCCAGGCCTTGCGTAAAGAAACCTGTCCAGAAGTACGGGTAGGGCATAACCATCTAATCCATTAATAGCGACAGTTTCGGCCTTATCCAGCCGCAGCCATCCATCCGGCATCTGTATTCCATCATCAAAATATAGATGTTCTATCTCGCCTATTATAAGATGAGTATCATTTTCCTTGATATGATATTCATTTACATATTTACATCCCATTTTTACGTTAGATTCTTTTAAATAAGGCGCATAAAAGGAATCAAGGTATTCCTCTCCAAGCCCGGTAGATTCAAATTCCGAAATTGCTTCATCATATTTTGCAGAGGTTTGATGTGCCTGCTCAATCATCGTTTTTTGAATATGATTAATGGTAAAGTATCCCGTGGTTTTTATATTTTCAAGGGTATGGCGGGCTACCGTTGCGGGTCTCATAATAAACCCTATCAATGGGGGATTGCTTCCAATATGCATAACAGAATTGAATACCGCCAGATTGGTGATCCCCAAATTGGATTTTGTGCCAATAAGATTTGCAGATTTGTAGCCGGAACAACTGTTGATCAGGTTTAAACGGTAGAGATTATCTAAATTCCTGATTTCAGAATTGGTGTAATGTTTCATAATAAAAAAAGGCCAGAAATTAATCTGGCCTCAAGTTAGTTATAACCCTAATTAACGTTTGTTAATTTTAGCCCTCATTCTCCATTTTATTAATTTTCATCTCGTAATCCTCCAAAACTTCACTTATAGCTTCAATGTTTTCTGAAGACTTTTGGTGGGCCTCTTCCATTGCTTTTTCCAGATCTTTGTCCGGATGTTGAAATAGGTCTGTAATCACGTGATTGATCTTATCTACAATACTGGCCTGGCTATTTTTAATATCTTCAAGTTTATTTTTAATAGCCTGCATTTGTTCAAATTTTTCCTGATCCATAATATGTTTATTTAAATTAAAAGTGCTATTTCTTCAAAAGCTACCGACCATTTCAACAATAAGCCGGTGTAAAAAGGTTTAATATTAGATGAAATTAAGGGTTAAGTGTCCACCTTCCTGTTAAACAAGTTATAATTACCTTCAAATTAACTCCTTTTGTAGTTTTAGTATAATGGTGTAGGTTAGTAAATTAAGAGGTTCCAGGATTAATTTCTAAATAACCGACCTCCCTGTAAAGGAGTAATAATATTTAATTGAGTATTTTTACCAACAGAGGCAACCTTGGAATAAACACGCTGTTTTTAGTAAATGCAAACAACTATAAAAAATATTGCCATCATTGGCTCCGGACTTGTTGGATCGCTGCTGGCAATTTTCTTAAAGAAAAGAGGACATCAGGTAACTGTCTTTGACCGAAGGCAGGATGTACGCACAGTTGAATTTTCAGGGAGATCCATTAATCTGGCTATGTCAAACCGGGGTTGGCATGCCCTGGAGAAGGTAGGTATTGAAAAGGAAATAAGAAAACTTGCCTTACCACTGGATAAAAGGGCGATGCACGTAAATGACAAACCTATTTATTATCAAAAATACGGCAAAGAAGGGGAGGCAATTTATTCCATCTCCAGGGGTATTCTGAACCGACGAATGATAGATCTGGCAGAGGAAGCGGGGGCGATCTTTAAATTTGAAGAAAAAGTTTGGGACATCGACCTTCCTGAAGCTAAAATATATACAGGCGAAACCGAAAAGGGCGAATGGCAGGAATACAATTTTGACCACGTATTTGGAGCCGATGGAGCATTTTCCAGGGTTAGACATAAAATGCAGCGGCAAAGCAGGTTTGATTATTCACAGGAATTTATTGATGTAGGGTATAAAGAATTAACCATTCCGGCAAATCCTGATGGTTCCCATAAATTGGATAATGCCTCTTTTCATATCTGGCCCAGGGGAGAATTTATGCTTATTGCAATGCCTAATTTAAATGGCAGTTTTACCTGTACATTGTTTCTGCCCTTTGAGGGTGAGATCTCTTTTGAAAATATTAAAACCGAAAAGCAGGCTGAAGATTTCTTCACTACCTGGTTCCCCGATATAAAAGATTCCATTTCCAACTTAAAACGGGATTTTTTTAATCACCCCACCAGTGCTATGGTGACCATAAAATGCTATCCGTGGACCTATTGGGATAAAGTTGCTTTAATTGGGGATGCTGCCCACGCTATAGTTCCCTTTTACGGCCAGGGTATGAATGCAGGTTTTGAAGATATTTCTGTACTAGATGACCTTATGGACGCACATGGAGATAACTGGGAGAAGATCTTTGAGGAATACCAAACATTGCGCAAACCAAATGGAGATGCTATAGCTGAATTGAGTTACCGCAATTTCATCGAAATGAGTAACAAAACTGCGAGTCCCGAATTCCTGCTGCGCAAGAAAATAGAAAAGCATTTTGCCGAAAAATATCCCGATAAATGGATTCCCTTATATTCACGTGTAACATTTTCAGACAAACCATACGCTGAAGCACTTGCTATTGGTGATACACAACGCGGTATAATGGATGAGGTGATGCAGCAAAAAAATATAGCCCAGGAATGGAATTCTCCGGAAATTGAAAAAATGATCCTGGAGTTATTGAAAACAAGTTAGACGGCTCCATTATCATCATCCTGCTCCATGTCCATATTAAGGCTGTCATAGACTTCAATAAGGGTTGGTTGATCTTCAGTAAGTACAATAAGCATATCATTCGGCTCAATTTCAGTAGACCCACTTGGGGTGATAAACTTGTCATTACGTGAGATCATTGCAATGATAGCCTTCCGCGGAAATTTTAATTCCACGATACGTTTACCTACCGAATGGTTTTCTTCAGGAATAATGATCTCCCTTATAAAGGATTTTGCACCTTCATTTAAAAATACATCTACAGGGGATCTTGGTTTGGCTTTTCCGGGCAAAGCTACATGCAGCCATTTTGCAACCAAAGACAAGGTAGTGCCCTGCACCAGAACAGAGGTTAACGAGACAAAAAATACAATATTAAAAATCATATCTGCTTTATCTATACCGGCCAGAAGGGGATAGGTTGCAAATACAATTGGTACGGCCCCCCTTAACCCCACCCAGGAAATATAAAACCTGCGGCGCAATTTCATTTTGAAGAACATGAGGCTTATAAAAACACTAAGGGGTCTTGCTATTAAAATAAGGAAAACAGAAACAAAGATCCCGATTCCCACTACCGGAAGCACATGACTTGGAAAAACCAGCAATCCCAAAGTGAGGAAGAGTACTATTTGCATTAGCCAGGCAAGCCCGTCAAACATTTTCATGATAGTACGCTTATGAATAATGTTTTGGTTTCCTAAATAGACTGCACTTAAATAGACTGCAAGAAATCCATTCCCCCCAAGAAAATCTGTGGCAGAGAATACTATAAACATAAGAGCAATTACCAACACGGGATATAAGCCTTCAAAATCCAGCTTTATCCTGTTAATTAAAACTTTGCTCAGCTTTCCAAAACCAAAACCTAAAAAAGCGCCTATAACAATTTGCTGAAAGAAAAAAGGAATAATGCTGTATATGCTTTGATCGGGATTCATAACCAATCCCAAAAATGCTATGGTAAGGAAGTACGCCATAGGGTCATTACTCCCACTTTCAAGCTCCAGGGTGGGCCTAAGATTGGATTTTAATGCCAGATTTTTGGATCGGAGTATGGAGAAGACGGCCGCGGCATCTGTAGAAGATACGATGGCTCCAAGCAATAAACCTTCATAGATTGTAAAATCTGTTATAAAAGAAACAAACACACCTACCGATACCGCCGTGATCAATAC encodes the following:
- a CDS encoding Sec-independent protein translocase subunit TatA/TatB — translated: MIVLPLFISGAEIAFIMFILVMVFGADKIPEIARGLGKGMRTLRNASNDIKSEIQKSAEKQGIDTDISKDVRSEISKVKEEIDEITGSVKRRL
- a CDS encoding O-methyltransferase, with product MNFIPEALDEYAVKHTQAEPELLAQLSRETYQKVLQPRMLSGHYQGRLLSLLSKIIAPTRILEIGTYTGYSALCLAEGLKPEGELHTIDINEELTDLQKKYFDLSPFKDQIHAHLGNAMEILPRLSGKFDLVFMDADKPNYPAYFDLIIEKIKPGGILLTDNVLWSGKVIEDIKEDDLSTKALLEYNKKVSEDTRLETVLLPVRDGLSITRIK
- the kynU gene encoding kynureninase, giving the protein MKFENSRGFAKNMDREDALASYKDQFIFPKVNGRKVIYFTGNSLGLQPKSARKYVDDIMNDWADLAVEGHFKARKPWWDYHERFSAKLSKIVGAKPHEITVMNTLTVNLHLLMVSFYRPEKKRFKIICEEKAFPSDQYMIASQVRFHGFDPREAVVEVKKRQGEHSFRTEDILKVIKEVGEECALVLIGGVNYYSGQVLDIKTITRAGHEAGAKVGWDLAHAAGNIELKLHQWEVDFAAWCSYKYMNSGPGNASGCFIHEKYHGLNDIPRFEGWWGHNKKRRFLMEPQFEPEANAHAWQISNAPVLALAPYLASVEMFDEVGMDALIAKRNKIVAYLEFILHEIDREVKGNFEIITPSHQEERGTQLSVFLHGEGRELFNYLMENGVITDWREPNVIRLAPAPFYCSYEEMYDFGQILKKGILK
- a CDS encoding serine hydrolase; this encodes MTKNLLYVFLGIFCFFEIHAQDKNTDITLEKELREIVKDFKGLAGVYVYNLKTRQEAGIHADSVFPTASVVKVPILAGLFNKIEKGELSLFDTLIYNKERVYGGSGLMQFFKDSTRTDLRSAAALMITYSDNVTSIWSQELAGGGEEINNLMEGLGLEHTRVNSRTPGREDLWKKYGWGQTTPREMAGLLIKMRNRELVSEAASDEMYRMMTNSFYTDYALSQIPPYVQTAAKQGMVNQSRSELVMVNAPGGDYVFYIATKNNEDTSWEYENEAWVLQRKISAFLWNYFEPESTWKPAKNSDNLVRGLKY
- a CDS encoding lmo0937 family membrane protein, with product MRDLIWLIVVLLVIGWLVGYFAFPDLGSIIHILIVIAVILVLYKLLTGRRL
- a CDS encoding flavin reductase family protein, producing MKHYTNSEIRNLDNLYRLNLINSCSGYKSANLIGTKSNLGITNLAVFNSVMHIGSNPPLIGFIMRPATVARHTLENIKTTGYFTINHIQKTMIEQAHQTSAKYDEAISEFESTGLGEEYLDSFYAPYLKESNVKMGCKYVNEYHIKENDTHLIIGEIEHLYFDDGIQMPDGWLRLDKAETVAINGLDGYALPVLLDRFLYARPGKELKSIFNKEI
- a CDS encoding FAD-dependent oxidoreductase, coding for MQTTIKNIAIIGSGLVGSLLAIFLKKRGHQVTVFDRRQDVRTVEFSGRSINLAMSNRGWHALEKVGIEKEIRKLALPLDKRAMHVNDKPIYYQKYGKEGEAIYSISRGILNRRMIDLAEEAGAIFKFEEKVWDIDLPEAKIYTGETEKGEWQEYNFDHVFGADGAFSRVRHKMQRQSRFDYSQEFIDVGYKELTIPANPDGSHKLDNASFHIWPRGEFMLIAMPNLNGSFTCTLFLPFEGEISFENIKTEKQAEDFFTTWFPDIKDSISNLKRDFFNHPTSAMVTIKCYPWTYWDKVALIGDAAHAIVPFYGQGMNAGFEDISVLDDLMDAHGDNWEKIFEEYQTLRKPNGDAIAELSYRNFIEMSNKTASPEFLLRKKIEKHFAEKYPDKWIPLYSRVTFSDKPYAEALAIGDTQRGIMDEVMQQKNIAQEWNSPEIEKMILELLKTS
- a CDS encoding potassium/proton antiporter, whose amino-acid sequence is MEITTENILLIGSLLLLISILAGKTSYKFGVPTLILFLLVGILAGSEGIGKINFEDPQLAQFIGIVSLNFILFSGGLDTSWKAIKPVMWQGVALSTLGVLITAVSVGVFVSFITDFTIYEGLLLGAIVSSTDAAAVFSILRSKNLALKSNLRPTLELESGSNDPMAYFLTIAFLGLVMNPDQSIYSIIPFFFQQIVIGAFLGFGFGKLSKVLINRIKLDFEGLYPVLVIALMFIVFSATDFLGGNGFLAVYLSAVYLGNQNIIHKRTIMKMFDGLAWLMQIVLFLTLGLLVFPSHVLPVVGIGIFVSVFLILIARPLSVFISLMFFKMKLRRRFYISWVGLRGAVPIVFATYPLLAGIDKADMIFNIVFFVSLTSVLVQGTTLSLVAKWLHVALPGKAKPRSPVDVFLNEGAKSFIREIIIPEENHSVGKRIVELKFPRKAIIAMISRNDKFITPSGSTEIEPNDMLIVLTEDQPTLIEVYDSLNMDMEQDDDNGAV